The following proteins come from a genomic window of Chryseobacterium glaciei:
- the miaA gene encoding tRNA (adenosine(37)-N6)-dimethylallyltransferase MiaA, whose product MKNKNLISVVGPTGIGKTRLAIDLANHFSTEIISCDSRQFFKEMKIGTASPSKEELEQAPHHFIGNLSVQEYYSIGQYEEDALKKLNELFKKYDTVILVGGSMMYEKAVIEGLNDLPEANEENQSKLQEILDKEGIEKLQEILKELDPEYFGVVDFHNHRRLFRSIDVIWQTNTKYSELIAVSQDSRDFNVIRIGIEAPREELYDRINRRVDMMMEKGLLEEARGLEKFKGLTALNTVGYAELFKYFDGEWELDFAVSEIKKNSRRYSKRQLTWYRKADDIHYLQLGYSQEDFDGLIEYINGEIGK is encoded by the coding sequence GTGAAAAATAAAAATTTAATTTCTGTTGTAGGCCCCACCGGAATTGGAAAAACAAGATTGGCAATTGATTTGGCTAACCATTTCAGCACAGAGATCATTTCCTGTGATTCTCGCCAGTTTTTTAAGGAAATGAAAATCGGTACCGCCTCGCCTTCAAAGGAAGAATTAGAGCAAGCACCTCATCATTTTATTGGAAATCTTTCTGTTCAGGAATATTATTCAATCGGACAATATGAGGAAGATGCCCTAAAAAAACTCAACGAACTTTTCAAAAAATATGATACTGTCATTTTAGTTGGCGGAAGCATGATGTATGAAAAAGCGGTGATTGAAGGATTGAATGATCTGCCTGAAGCTAATGAAGAAAATCAAAGCAAGCTCCAAGAGATTTTAGATAAAGAAGGAATTGAAAAATTGCAGGAAATCCTGAAAGAACTCGATCCTGAGTATTTTGGTGTGGTAGATTTTCATAATCACCGAAGACTTTTCCGATCTATTGATGTTATTTGGCAGACCAATACAAAATATTCTGAATTAATTGCGGTTTCACAAGATTCAAGAGACTTTAATGTGATCCGAATTGGTATTGAAGCTCCCCGAGAAGAACTGTATGACAGAATTAATAGGAGAGTGGATATGATGATGGAAAAGGGTTTGTTGGAGGAAGCTAGAGGTCTGGAGAAGTTTAAAGGATTAACCGCTTTAAATACGGTTGGATATGCAGAATTATTCAAATATTTTGATGGAGAATGGGAGCTAGATTTTGCAGTTTCTGAAATCAAGAAAAACAGCAGAAGATATTCGAAACGTCAACTGACCTGGTACAGAAAAGCGGATGATATTCATTATTTGCAATTGGGATATTCTCAGGAGGATTTTGATGGTTTAATTGAGTATATTAATGGGGAAATTGGCAAGTAA
- a CDS encoding efflux transporter outer membrane subunit — MKRIKNIFLTFILALGSVSCVSKLAYAEPELELPEKFQYTATADTASVANLEWKQFFSDPILQGLIEKGITHNYDLQIALKQVASSQERLKQAKYLQYPEVGFGVSAQISKPSKNSMNGQSLNLFLGQSHVEDYNAAFNLSWEADIWGKIKNQQEVSRMQYLQTYEATKAIQTQVVAAIAQGYYNLLMLDKQMNIAKSNLELSNNTLSITEKMWQSGDTTSLGVQQATAQKQSTELLITQLEQNIAIQENALSILVGENPNKVNRTIEMSDTSLPQNISTGLPAAMVSRRPDVRQQELVLLESNSMVGIAQANMYPALKITANGGVNSFKIDNWFQIPASLFGSVLGGLTQPIFQKRQLKTDLNVAKIQREKNVLAFRQSVLNAVGEVSDALVSNESLKVQEQKATEQVATLKNGIKSAEMLYKGGMANYLEVITAQGNSLQAELNLASVKRQRLSSIVDLYRALGGGWK, encoded by the coding sequence ATGAAAAGAATAAAGAATATTTTTCTCACATTTATATTGGCTTTAGGCTCGGTTTCGTGTGTCTCCAAATTGGCATACGCAGAACCAGAGCTTGAGCTTCCAGAGAAATTCCAATACACGGCAACCGCAGACACAGCAAGTGTTGCCAACCTGGAATGGAAACAATTTTTCAGCGACCCTATTTTACAGGGTTTAATTGAAAAAGGAATTACCCATAATTATGACCTTCAGATTGCTTTAAAGCAAGTCGCTTCTTCACAGGAAAGATTGAAACAGGCAAAATACCTTCAATATCCTGAGGTTGGTTTCGGGGTTTCAGCACAGATTTCAAAACCGTCAAAAAACAGCATGAATGGACAAAGCTTAAATTTATTTTTAGGTCAAAGCCATGTTGAAGATTACAATGCAGCCTTTAATTTATCTTGGGAAGCTGATATTTGGGGGAAAATTAAAAATCAACAAGAGGTTTCAAGAATGCAGTATCTGCAGACTTATGAAGCGACAAAAGCAATTCAGACACAGGTTGTTGCAGCGATTGCTCAAGGATATTATAATCTGTTGATGCTTGACAAACAAATGAATATTGCAAAATCTAATTTAGAATTAAGCAACAACACGCTTTCCATCACAGAAAAGATGTGGCAAAGTGGCGATACCACTTCGTTGGGTGTTCAGCAGGCAACTGCTCAAAAGCAATCTACGGAACTTTTGATCACTCAATTAGAACAGAATATTGCGATTCAGGAAAATGCACTAAGCATTTTAGTGGGTGAAAATCCAAATAAAGTGAACAGAACCATCGAAATGTCCGACACTTCTTTACCTCAAAATATTTCTACAGGACTTCCTGCAGCAATGGTAAGTCGTCGTCCGGATGTTCGTCAGCAGGAATTGGTGTTGTTGGAATCAAATTCAATGGTAGGAATTGCTCAGGCAAATATGTATCCTGCATTGAAAATTACAGCAAACGGTGGAGTAAATTCATTTAAAATTGATAACTGGTTTCAGATTCCGGCTTCATTGTTCGGATCTGTTTTGGGAGGATTAACTCAACCTATTTTCCAGAAAAGACAATTGAAAACCGATTTAAATGTTGCTAAAATTCAGAGAGAGAAGAACGTGTTAGCGTTCCGTCAATCTGTTTTGAATGCAGTAGGTGAAGTTTCTGATGCATTAGTTTCAAACGAAAGTTTAAAAGTTCAGGAACAAAAAGCAACCGAACAAGTTGCAACGTTGAAAAACGGAATTAAAAGTGCCGAAATGCTTTACAAAGGCGGAATGGCAAATTACCTGGAAGTAATTACAGCTCAGGGAAATTCTCTACAGGCTGAACTGAATCTTGCGTCCGTAAAAAGACAGAGATTAAGCAGTATTGTAGATTTATACCGAGCTCTAGGCGGCGGTTGGAAGTAG
- a CDS encoding efflux RND transporter permease subunit — MLKQFIERPVLSTVISIILLLLGAMSVFNLPVTLFPDIAPPSVQVTAFYPGANAEVVARSVAVPIEEAVNGVENMTYMTSNSSNDGSMTLSVFFKQGSDPDNAAVNVQNRVSKAMSQLPQEVVQAGISTQKVQNSMIMFMGLSSDDPKQYDELFLQNYLKINVIPQIQRIPGVAQAQVFGTRDYSMRIWLKPDRLAANGLSPQEVLAAIKDHNLEAAPGRLGQGSKETYEYILKYKGKLNKNEDYENIAIKANNDGSFLRLKDLARVEFGSYTYTAANRVDGKPVAGFAILQTAGSNANEILTEIEKQVDQFSTTLPKGVKPIIMYNSKDFLDASIHQVVETLVIAFILVFIVVYIFLQDFRSTLIPAIAVPVAIIGTFFFLQLFGFSINMLTLFALVLAIGIVVDDAIVVVEAVHSKMEQTGMPVEQATTNSMSEISGAIISITLVMCAVFIPVGFMQGPAGVFYRQFAFTLVIAIMISAVNALTLSPALCALLLNDPQGEHGEHGHRKGFGAKFFNAFNASFNKMTRKYIYSLKFLIKNKWVAVSGLALIIAASIFLINKAPTGFIPTEDQGFVLYAVNTPPGSSLERTHRATEQIDKIVNGEKATNHLWVADGMNFISNANASPYSAGFIKLKDYDKRGEMKDPDQIAAALTGKVAQVKDSNAFFFNFPTVQGFGNVSGFEFMLQDKTNGSFEQLGTTTQAFIGELMKRPEIAFAFTTYAAGNPQYTIDVNADKANQLGVSITELMQTMQIYYGSSFVSDFNRFGKYYRVMAQADVPYRTDANSLEGIYVKNKTGEMVPVKTLVTLKRTFGPETVTRNNLFNAVTINGTPKPGYSTGDAIKAVEEVAKQSLPRGYGYEWTGITREEIKTGGQTAFVFMLSILFVYFLLAAQYESYILPFAVILTVPTGIFGVFFFTGLAGIDNNIYVQVGLIMLVGLLAKNAILIVEFAVQRRKAGKSLIESALQASRLRLRPILMTSFAFIIGMLPLVWTQGAAAKGNHSIGISTVGGMFTGVVFGIFIIPVMYVIFQYLHEKMPSRKQKRLLKQKQQEELLATAH, encoded by the coding sequence ATGTTAAAACAATTTATAGAAAGACCGGTACTTTCAACGGTCATCTCCATCATACTCTTACTCTTGGGAGCGATGTCGGTTTTCAACCTTCCGGTGACGTTATTTCCGGATATTGCACCTCCAAGTGTTCAGGTGACGGCATTTTATCCGGGAGCGAATGCAGAAGTTGTTGCCCGTTCGGTAGCGGTTCCTATTGAAGAAGCAGTAAACGGAGTGGAGAACATGACATACATGACTTCCAACTCAAGTAACGACGGATCAATGACTTTGAGCGTATTTTTCAAACAAGGTTCTGACCCGGATAATGCTGCGGTAAACGTTCAAAACCGTGTATCAAAAGCGATGAGCCAGCTTCCGCAAGAAGTTGTGCAGGCGGGAATCTCAACTCAGAAAGTTCAGAACAGTATGATCATGTTCATGGGATTATCCAGTGATGATCCAAAGCAATATGATGAACTTTTCTTACAGAATTACCTTAAAATCAATGTAATTCCACAAATTCAGCGTATTCCAGGGGTTGCACAGGCTCAGGTTTTCGGAACGAGAGATTACTCAATGAGAATTTGGTTGAAACCAGACAGATTAGCAGCTAATGGTCTTTCTCCACAGGAAGTTTTAGCAGCCATCAAAGACCATAACCTTGAAGCTGCTCCAGGACGTCTTGGACAGGGAAGTAAAGAAACTTACGAATATATTTTAAAGTATAAAGGTAAATTAAACAAAAACGAAGACTACGAAAATATTGCTATTAAAGCCAATAATGATGGCTCATTTTTAAGATTGAAAGATCTGGCAAGAGTAGAATTCGGTTCATATACTTACACAGCAGCGAACAGAGTTGACGGAAAACCTGTTGCCGGATTTGCCATCTTACAGACTGCAGGTTCAAACGCCAACGAGATTTTAACTGAAATTGAAAAACAGGTTGATCAGTTCTCAACAACACTTCCAAAAGGAGTAAAACCGATCATCATGTACAACTCCAAAGATTTCTTGGATGCGTCTATTCATCAGGTTGTAGAGACTTTAGTGATTGCATTTATCTTGGTATTTATTGTAGTGTATATTTTCCTTCAGGATTTTAGATCTACATTAATTCCTGCGATTGCAGTTCCGGTTGCGATTATCGGTACGTTCTTCTTCCTTCAATTATTTGGTTTCAGTATTAATATGTTGACATTGTTTGCATTAGTACTCGCCATTGGTATTGTGGTGGATGATGCAATTGTCGTCGTTGAAGCCGTCCATTCCAAAATGGAGCAGACAGGAATGCCTGTGGAACAAGCGACAACTAATTCCATGAGTGAAATTTCCGGTGCGATTATTTCGATTACATTGGTGATGTGTGCCGTGTTTATTCCGGTTGGTTTCATGCAGGGTCCTGCGGGAGTTTTCTACAGACAGTTTGCCTTTACTTTGGTAATTGCGATCATGATTTCAGCAGTAAATGCATTAACATTAAGTCCAGCTTTATGTGCATTATTATTAAATGATCCTCAGGGAGAACATGGCGAACACGGTCATAGAAAAGGTTTTGGAGCGAAATTTTTCAATGCATTTAATGCAAGCTTCAACAAAATGACCAGAAAATATATTTACAGCCTTAAATTTTTAATTAAAAACAAGTGGGTAGCCGTTTCAGGTTTAGCACTTATTATTGCTGCAAGTATTTTCTTAATTAATAAAGCTCCAACAGGGTTTATTCCTACCGAAGATCAAGGTTTCGTTTTGTATGCTGTGAATACACCTCCGGGAAGTTCATTGGAAAGAACGCACAGAGCAACTGAACAAATCGATAAGATTGTAAATGGTGAAAAAGCCACGAACCACCTTTGGGTAGCCGATGGAATGAACTTCATCAGTAACGCCAACGCTTCTCCTTATTCTGCCGGTTTTATTAAACTTAAAGATTATGACAAACGTGGCGAGATGAAAGATCCAGATCAAATTGCAGCTGCATTGACAGGAAAAGTTGCACAGGTGAAAGATTCCAACGCATTCTTCTTCAACTTCCCTACTGTTCAGGGTTTTGGTAACGTGTCTGGTTTTGAATTTATGCTTCAGGATAAAACCAACGGTTCTTTTGAGCAATTGGGAACAACCACTCAGGCATTTATCGGAGAATTAATGAAACGTCCTGAAATTGCATTCGCCTTTACAACGTATGCAGCTGGAAATCCACAATATACAATTGATGTTAATGCTGATAAAGCTAATCAATTAGGAGTTTCTATAACAGAATTGATGCAGACGATGCAGATTTATTACGGAAGTAGCTTCGTTTCAGATTTCAACAGATTCGGGAAATACTACAGAGTAATGGCTCAGGCAGATGTTCCTTATCGTACGGATGCAAATTCTCTGGAGGGGATTTATGTTAAAAATAAGACAGGAGAAATGGTTCCTGTGAAGACTTTAGTGACTTTAAAAAGAACCTTCGGACCTGAAACTGTGACAAGAAACAATTTATTCAATGCTGTTACAATTAACGGAACTCCAAAACCTGGTTACAGTACAGGAGATGCCATTAAAGCAGTTGAAGAAGTAGCAAAACAATCACTTCCAAGAGGTTACGGTTACGAATGGACAGGTATTACCCGTGAAGAGATCAAAACTGGTGGACAAACAGCGTTTGTATTCATGTTAAGTATCTTATTTGTGTATTTCTTGCTGGCAGCTCAGTATGAAAGTTATATTCTTCCGTTTGCAGTTATTTTGACTGTTCCTACAGGGATTTTCGGAGTATTCTTTTTCACAGGATTAGCCGGAATTGATAATAATATTTACGTTCAGGTTGGATTGATCATGCTCGTCGGATTATTAGCTAAAAACGCGATTCTGATTGTAGAATTTGCCGTACAAAGAAGAAAAGCAGGAAAATCATTAATTGAATCTGCTCTTCAGGCTTCAAGATTACGTTTAAGACCAATCTTAATGACCTCATTTGCCTTCATCATCGGTATGCTTCCATTAGTTTGGACGCAGGGTGCGGCGGCAAAAGGTAACCACTCTATCGGTATCAGTACAGTTGGAGGAATGTTTACAGGAGTTGTATTCGGGATTTTCATCATTCCGGTGATGTATGTGATCTTCCAATATTTACATGAAAAAATGCCAAGCAGAAAACAAAAAAGACTGTTAAAACAAAAACAACAGGAAGAACTTTTAGCAACTGCTCATTAA
- a CDS encoding efflux RND transporter periplasmic adaptor subunit — translation MKTLAKIRIIILISSIILLQNCTKAAEGSNAAPPAPELPVYTVITSPATVYQEFPTALEGKNNVEIRSQVDGYLDRIYVEEGAYVKAGQPLFKIDSRAYGEQMNMAQANLQVANANIQKAKVEVDRLQPLVAAKVVSDVQMKTAKANYAAAVAAAAQAKASVGGARINVGFTTITAPVSGYIGRIPYKKGSLISRTDPSPLTLLSDISEIYAYFSLSELDFIAFQNKYPGATLNEKLKNMPMVDLVIADNSTYPEKGKMSIVDGQFDKSTGAISVRAVFPNANGTLRTGNTGRVRMPQLFTSTLVIPQEATFEIQDKTYVYVVGKDKKVTGKPVKISGKTDSYYFISEGLAVGDKIVFTGLGALKDGVAIQPKVISSDSLLRAKPL, via the coding sequence ATGAAAACACTTGCAAAAATAAGGATTATCATACTAATTTCAAGTATTATCCTTTTACAGAATTGCACCAAGGCAGCCGAAGGATCAAACGCTGCTCCACCTGCACCAGAATTGCCAGTTTATACCGTAATCACATCACCTGCAACAGTATATCAGGAATTCCCGACAGCTTTAGAAGGAAAAAATAATGTAGAAATCAGATCTCAGGTTGACGGATATTTAGATAGAATTTATGTAGAGGAAGGCGCTTATGTAAAAGCCGGACAACCTTTATTTAAAATAGATTCAAGAGCTTATGGTGAGCAAATGAATATGGCACAAGCCAATTTACAAGTTGCCAATGCCAATATTCAGAAAGCTAAAGTTGAGGTTGACAGACTTCAGCCGTTGGTAGCTGCAAAAGTAGTTTCTGATGTTCAGATGAAAACTGCAAAAGCAAATTATGCTGCAGCCGTGGCAGCTGCAGCTCAGGCGAAAGCTTCTGTGGGTGGAGCTAGAATCAATGTAGGATTTACTACGATCACAGCGCCCGTTAGCGGATATATCGGAAGAATTCCTTACAAAAAAGGAAGTTTAATTTCAAGAACAGACCCAAGTCCATTGACTTTGTTATCTGATATCAGCGAAATTTATGCCTATTTCTCTTTAAGCGAACTGGATTTTATTGCTTTTCAAAATAAATATCCCGGAGCAACTTTAAACGAGAAACTGAAAAATATGCCAATGGTAGACTTGGTCATCGCAGACAACAGCACGTATCCAGAAAAAGGTAAAATGAGCATTGTTGACGGACAGTTTGACAAAAGTACAGGAGCAATAAGCGTTCGCGCCGTGTTCCCGAATGCAAACGGAACGTTGAGAACAGGAAATACTGGTCGAGTTCGTATGCCTCAATTATTCACCAGTACGCTTGTTATTCCGCAAGAAGCAACTTTTGAAATCCAAGACAAAACCTACGTTTATGTAGTTGGAAAGGATAAAAAAGTAACCGGAAAACCTGTAAAAATCTCTGGAAAAACAGATAGCTATTACTTCATTTCAGAAGGACTTGCTGTGGGAGATAAAATCGTATTTACAGGACTCGGAGCATTGAAAGACGGTGTTGCCATTCAGCCAAAAGTTATTTCTTCTGATAGCCTTTTGAGAGCAAAACCTTTGTAA